aataacgaactcgatcttcggtccggtggcaatcccggtaactccgccgaaaacacatccggaaactcacatGCTATTGGAATATCCCCAAGTGTTGGGAGCTCCCTTTGAGTCTACACCACCGTCGCCAAGTAGGCCATACACCCACCTTTGATCAATTTTCTCGCTCTCGACGCCAACGCTGTCGCCGCAAAGTGCGAGCTCTTGCACGCACGATACACAACTTTCTCTTGACCAGGCttacgaaaagtgatcaccttgctttcgcAATCGATGATagcataatacttcgagagccaatccattccaAGGATTCAATCGAAGCCCCACATTCGGGTCAATACAAGCAAGTCCGCCGGCATAATCCAATTGCCAATTTGCACTGGACATGCCGCGCACTCCTCCTTGACACTAAAAGTATGCTCTCGTGCATAGACCCACCAAGCATCCGGACTATTCGAAATCTCAATACCATGAGATTTAGCGAATGATATGCCAATGAATGAGTTGGATGCACTAATGTCGAAtaatgctctagctctagtgccattaattaaaacaatacctgccacaacatcatCGGGTACAGCAAGCTCCTCCATCTGTGCAGCAAAAACTCGGCCACTCGGGGCCGCCCGAGATCCCTCCGACTGACGCGGTTCCGACAAGCGTCCAACTGACATAGCAGGTGGCAGTCCCGCAAGCTGTCGTGGGGCGTACTGAACTGATGCAGTCATTGAGGCAGGGCTCGTCCAACTCGGGCACTCCCGACTCTAAGATGTCCAGCTTGACCGCATTTAAAATATCTCCCCTCACGCTGTGGACAGGCCGGCGGTCGATGATCACCGCCGCAGATAATGCATCGAGTAGGTCTCCAATTCTTCGACTGTCGTCGTGGATATCGGGGGGCCTTTTAGGACTCAACCGATCCCTGGTACCACTCGCAGTTCGCTTCTTCCCTTTATCCCTTTCCTTTTCCATAGACTCGCGCTCCCGCGCGCATATGCACTGCCGTACTCCGCCCACAACGCCCGATCCAaaacctccgcaaaggtcgtgagcttaaggaTCTGCACCGCCTCATAAATCTTCGGCCGAAGTCCCCGCAAGAACCACCCGGCcatgtccttgtcatcccgaaCTACATCTGGGACACAATCAATGATGTGGAAAAACTCCTGCTCATATTTCCCCACCGAGCGGTCTCCCTGTCTTAGCTTCCGAAATTTATCctgaagcttcttcttctcactatcggggaagtaatttGTAAACACTAACCCCCGAAACTCCTTCCAAACCATAGGCAGAAGGTTGGAAGGTCGATCGCGCTTCACTcttttccaccacaccttcgccgccttctctaaACAATGCGTGGCAAGGtgcactttatccttctccaaaGTATAGATATCCTCAAAGAgtgtttccatcgagtcgatccatgactccaccatcCACAGCTCCACCTTTTTTTCGTCAAACATAGGCGGATTAAACTTCGTAAATATCACGAGGGCCGCAAGTGCACGCTCCCTCGCCGCCTCCATGGCCGCACcttcgggatttgaggttcccgaaccGGCTGCCACCACCGCGAATGGTATAGCCGCCGCAGCCACACCCTTGGTCGCATTCGGTATTACGACAGGGGGCGCAAGTCGCTCGACACCCTCTTGAGCCAACATCGCCAGCTATTGCGTCCAAGCCTCCTGGAGTCGCTTGATTTGCTCCTCCTGACGTTGCACCGACTCCACTTGTTGTCGCACTATTCTTATAAGCGCAGACACCTGCTCCCGGCGCTCCCCATCGCCACtagctccggattgctcgggagCCGAACTCGATTCCTCAGGCGCCGACCTTGTTTGAGGTCTACCACGAggcatcgcttcctgaaacatAACAATAATATTAGTTACTTGATCCACGACACTACCGCGTCACTACAACATACTCAAACAAaaccaaatcaggcgaaagcatacaagtgaATCCATTCTCATTCCTAGgcatcatgttgtcggccgcccaaCACAACCCTTGGAGTAgagaacaaatatcaacttgaATTAGTCCCTAATCACCATTAGAGATATGCTAACACGAACCTAATCCACATGGCTCTCGCTATAAATCAATTCCACGTCGCTCACgtccctagatccttaaggtttccATCCTAAGGGTttctaggtccatcctaaattttcacttttcagtctctgataccattatatctgtcaggCCCCGAGAcagccaatttggtcggttcgtgCACGTCAATAGACGCCGGAtgaacagcacctcccctgtcacCCAAGGTTCAACACaagtatcaacatgcatataattTGCGCAAGCgaaaatatagatatacatgGCTTGTACGAAGGCAAGCATCAACCAAAGTGAAAGTTCTAcaactattacatccatacaaGTATTTTGATTATATGAAATCAAATACAAGCATATAaccatttacattcttttctttcatctatacatcacatgatcatcattctcaaaacataagtcttttacatcatttttaCAACATTgttcatcatatacaaaagatgataataacAGGGTATGAACTATACTCGGGTAGCCGCTAGCTAGGGTgtgatgcccttgccgcgatcctcagtCGCCTCGCTCGGACCAGGATCTAAAAAatatggggtgagaactacaagaaagttctcaatgggttcggctgccgaccccgccgactttcccactaggtctaatcagccataaatagaagaaaaaacagATAAATAGATAGTCATTTCTAACCAAATGCAGCTACTATGCCTAAACAAGAATGCTACTCAatatataatgctcatgatgcatgtcgATTGCCATTCTCAATACCCAATCCTatcggctaacccgtaggtttcgccccaAAACTCACgaactcaaatccctactatcggggagatactcgctacaactcGACGGGACCGTtttctggggagatactcgctatgACCCAATGATGACTACTTCGGAACTCATCGCTCGAGGAGGAGCGACTGCCCTCAAACcaagacttacaggtgagtatgatcgaATCCACAACTATGAGGATGCCATGTTCACAATGCCACAACACACAAAGTGTTCTATTCTCTAACATTCAATGTCACAAGATGCTATATCATTCGATTGTCATAATGTCTAACTTGGCTAGTTCATGTTtcaattcatacatctatag
Above is a genomic segment from Ananas comosus cultivar F153 linkage group 15, ASM154086v1, whole genome shotgun sequence containing:
- the LOC109721557 gene encoding uncharacterized protein LOC109721557, encoding MLAQEGVERLAPPVVIPNATKGVAAAAIPFAVVAAGSGTSNPEGAAMEAARERALAALVIFTKFNPPMFDEKKVELWMVESWIDSMETLFEDIYTLEKDKVHLATHCLEKAAKVWWKRVKRDRPSNLLPMVWKEFRGLVFTNYFPDSEKKKLQDKFRKLRQGDRSVGKYEQEFFHIIDCVPDVVRDDKDMAGWFLRGLRPKIYEAVQILKLTTFAEVLDRALWAEYGSAYARGSASLWKRKGIKGRSELRVVPGIG